The Mus musculus strain C57BL/6J chromosome 2, GRCm38.p6 C57BL/6J genome has a window encoding:
- the Rbm45 gene encoding RNA-binding protein 45, which yields MDDAGGLGGSGGFRPGVDSLDEPPNSRIFLVISKHTSELVLRERFSPFGDIQDIWVVRDKHTKESKGVAFVKFARSSQACRAMEEMHGQCLGPSDTKPIKVFIAQSRSSGSHRDVEDEELTRIFVMIPKSYTEEDLREKFKVYGDIEYCSIIKNKVTGESKGLGYVRYLKPSQAAQAIENCDRSFRALLAEPKNKVSGSPEQDDYSSGRQEALGQEPRANLFPFVGEQQSEFSTFDKNDSRGQEAVSKRLSVVSRVPFTEEQLFSIFDIVPGLEYCEVPRDPYSNYGHGVVQYFNVASAIYAKYKLHGFQYPPGNRIVVSFLDDGSNMTELIRKMATQMVAAQLASMVWSTTSQQQFLQYGGNAASQAPQIQTDVVLPSCKKKAPPETPVKERLFVVFNPHPLPLDVLEDIFCRFGNLIEVYLVSGKNVGYVKYADRKSANEAITTLHGKILNGVRLKVMLADSPREESKKRQRTY from the exons ATGGACGACGCCGGCGGCTTGGGAGGCAGCGGAGGATTCCGCCCGGGCGTAGACAGCCTGGATGAGCCGCCCAACAGCCGCATTTTTCTAGTGATCAGCAAGCACACATCCGAATTGGTGCTGAGGGAGCGCTTCTCGCCCTTCGGAGACATCCAGGACATCTGGGTGGTGCGCGACAAGCACACTAAGGAGTCCAAGGGCGTGGCCTTCGTCAAGTTCGCGCGCAGCTCACAGGCCTGCCGGGCAATGGAGGAGATGCACGGACAGTGCCTGGGTCCCAGCGACACCAAGCCCATCAAG GTTTTCATTGCCCAGTCCCGATCATCAGGAAGTCACAGGGATGTTGAAGATGAAGAACTCACGAGAATCTTTGTTATGATACCAAAGTCCTATACAGAAGAAGACCTGCGGGAGAAGTTCAAG GTGTATGGAGATATCGAGTATTGCAGCATTATTAAGAATAAAGTCACTGGAGAAAGTAAAGGCTTGGGCTACGTGCGCTATTTAAAACCATCACAAGCTGCCCAGGCAATAGAAAACTGTGATAGAA GTTTCAGAGCACTCTTGGCTGAACCTAAAAATAAAGTGTCGGGGTCCCCAGAACAAGATGATTACAGCAGCGGGAGGCAGGAGGCTTTGGGACAGGAACCCAGAGCAAATCTGTTTCCCTTTG TTGGAGAACAGCAATCTGAATTTTCAACTTTTGACAAGAACGATAGCAGAGGCCAAGAAGCTGTCTCCAAACGCCTGTCGGTGGTGTCGAGAGTCCCCTTCACGGAAGAGCAGCTCTTCAGCATTTTTGACATCGTCCCAGGCCTGGAGTATTGTGAGGTTCCGCGAGATCCTTATTCAAATTACG GTCATGGTGTGGTTCAGTATTTTAACGTAGCATCAGCTATTTATGCAAAATACAAACTGCATGGGTTCCAGTACCCTCCTGGGAATCGGATAGTCGTCTCTTTCCTGGATGACGGGAGTAATATGACAGA ACTCATCAGGAAAATGGCGACACAGATGGTGGCGGCCCAGCTCGCGTCGATGGTGTGGAGTACCACGAGTCAGCAGCAGTTTCTG CAATATGGAGGAAATGCTGCCTCACAGGCGCCTCAAATCCAGACAGATGTTGTACTTCCGTCGTGCAAAAAGAAAGCGCCGCCTGAAACTCCAGTGAAAGAAAGGCTGTTTGTTGTGTTTAATCCCCATCCTTTGCCACTAGACGTGTTGGAGGATATATTCTG CCGTTTTGGGAACCTGATCGAGGTCTACCTTGTGTCGGGAAAAAATGTGGGCTATGTCAAGTATGCCGATAGAAAGAGCGCCAATGAGGCCATCACAACTCTGCACGGGAAGATTCTGAATGGGGTCAGACTTAAGGTTATGCTGGCAGATTCCCCAAGAGAAGAATCCAAAAAGAGGCAGAGAACTTACTGA